From Gossypium raimondii isolate GPD5lz chromosome 11, ASM2569854v1, whole genome shotgun sequence:
AATTTGATGGAGGTTTTctaatttgaattgttaaaagtGTACACATTTCTAATAAACAGCGAAATTACAATTCTCTTAATTTGCTATAAAATACCAAGccttttaaacaataaaacaaagatTTTAGAAAGATGCTTAAGCAGCTAAATTGCGCCAATTGTAAGCATCTCTGGTTTTGAGGCTTGACACATTGCATCTGGGAACAAGTTTCATGTTTGTCTTTAGAAATCCAATAACAGTAcgatttcttaaataaaaaagtacaatTTTTCAATATGCATATcaactttaatattttgataattaccacttttaaaaaaaatatttagaaaataagagTCATGCAAAAGAATATTTGGTGCTTTGTGAAACTTTTAGCTTAATTCAATTCTTACGTGTATTTATTTCATAtgctttcaaaaataaaatatcaatactaatgttttatttagttttcaagCGTATATCATGCTTACaattatatcaaatcaaaacattaaatattacATCAAAATTCTATAATTTATCTCTAAATTAGTAATGTacttctaaattttataatgaCTAAAAGTTacacataaaataatcaattttagttAAACATATATACCAAGGACTCTTGAAAGTTCTTAGGGGGGGAACTAGGTCTCCTCTAAGTACCGTCCGCCTCTATTGAACCACAAAACTTAAGGGTCAGAACCAATCCCAACTTGCAGCCATGGAGATGAACCTCCGCTCATATTGATGTCCTTTAGTCCACTTAGTTTTGCCAACTTCACCTTACTCTTTGCCTTGTCTTCCTCATTTTGCTTAGAGTTACTGCAGTTGTTGTTCGTATTGTCGACTTGCAGATGGTTTTGATTATCTTCCTTTTCTGTGGCATCAATGCCACTGCAAGGCTGCAAATAGATTTTTGTAGAAACATCAAAACTCGATGGATGGATGTGGTTCCGCCGTACAAGCTCATCAACTGGAGCAGGAAGATTGAGATCGAGCGGCTCAGAATCGTCAACAAAATTTGGTCTTTGGGTTTGCTGAATCTGCTCCACCTGGTGTTGAAGCTGATGAAACTTACCCAAGGAGGAAGTCTCAACAGGTGAATTTGAAGTGATCCAATGACATCTTTTATGCCCTCCCAATGCTTGTCCCGATGAAAAAACACGGTGACATATTGAACATTCATgtacttttgatttctttttggATGTGGAGGCCAATGTATCATCAAACCGAAACGTTGATGTTGGTTTCTTATGGAAAAACCCATGGTGGTCTTCATCAGCTAAACTATCATCAACTCGGGCTGCGAAACATCCCTTAACTTTCTTGTGGCTAGCTCTATGTCCGCCCAGTGCTTGATGGGAATTGAACACTTTCTTGCATGCTTTGCACTCAAACAGCCCTTTGGCCTTGTCCGTAGGTACCCTAGGTCTACATGCAATGGCAGGATGAGTGATGAAATTCATCGTATTCCTTCTCTCCTCTTCTTTGCTGGCAGAAGTACAAGATTCTTCAGGCTCGGTAACTAAAGGGACAACGGTTGCATTAGATAACATCATCAAGCAATTGGCAAGATCTTCCTCTTCGCTTGATGGAGAACTGAAGGCGTTGAAATTACCAACTTCACTTCTCAATGATCTTTTCCTTTTAGAGAAATAACCAGAGGAGCCTCTCCTTGTGATGCCATCATCGTCACCTTCTGACCCTTGTGAGGAAACAAGAGATTCAGCAATATCCCCAGGCCTGGAGCTACATTTTCCATGCTCCAGAAAAGATTTCCATGAAAAGAACTCCTTGCCACAATTCTCACAAACCCTACAGCTCTTTAATCGATTAGGGTTTGTTCTTAATCTGTACATGCGCTCGTTGTTAGGTGGCACAACGTTCCCTTCTAATAATTTATCTTCCCAATCACTAGCAAGATCATCGTCATCGATGAAGCGGCTCTCGTCGCCTATTCCATGCGCCCTCATATGCCCACCAAGTGCTCTCCCACACCCAAATCGTTTGTTGCAAATTTTACAAAAGTATTTGAACTCTGATTGTTGATCCACTATAAAAGCcatacaaaaaaaagaaaagaaaaagaaaagaaatctgggaattaaatttaatgaagtgaaaaaaaaagaaggaaaaagaagggTGAGCTGTTTGTTCTTGTACAGTGAAAAGGTTTGTCGAGGAGTTTTATggtgaaaatttatcaaagggACAATAGTCCTAGTTTTTAGTAAGAGTAATGGATTGGTTTAATTTGtggatgaaaaatatatataacatatatagatTAGGGGGTAAAAAACACGAGAGCAATGGTGAGTAGTGGTGGAAGTGTGTAGGTGATGACAAGTGGTAGGAGAAGGAGAGGGTTAGAGACTTTTTCTACGGCTTTGTGGTGGTGCGCTGCTGGTGGCGCCGCCAGTCAAaccaattataatattacaaaaaacCAATGGAGTTCCGTACAACTAGTGAGTGTagtgttaaaagttaattttgcGTCTCTCTACAATGTGTGAGATGGAAAGAGAGTAGTGAATAATGAGTGAAAGAGAGTGCTTCAAACCAACCAAAAAAAACACGTGCCCATTTATGCTTTCTCCTTGTCTGTCGGTTGGTTCAATCTGCTTTTCCACAAAACTTTTTGTCTCTCTCTGTTTCgcacattttaattattacttcCCCTATTATTATCTTTCttcaattcatcaaatacccTTCTTTTTGATGGGCAAAGATTCATCAATACCCACAAAATTTACACACACACTTGAGTCATAGTTttgtctcttttcttttatccaaatatgagatgaaatttatgtttaacGTGAAGATATTTAAAAGACTtgaataacatatattattaaccattttaaacGCTCCAACAGTGCATCAAATTGGGGAGAGGGAACTCATAATTAAGATACAAGTCTGTGTTGCTTAAATTAGGCAATGTACATTAATatacaaaaagacaaaatcGTATAAAGTTGAAGAGAGCGACGACTCTGCTTTCATCAGTATGACAGTGGGGGGTTAGTCGCTATACTCAGTCAATCAATCAAGTAATGATAGtgatttacaaaaaaaaaaaagggcgCCGTGTTAGTTCAGGCCATTTCTATTCATCAACTGCATTTTGAGCTCAACAATTTCACGTCCATGAATTTGGGATCATTTCCGGTGGTTTTAATATAAACATGtacaaatatgattaaatttgatGTTGTATTAGGCTGATGAAAGCCACGGGTGCATGGAGTAATTGCTTAACTCGATGGGGTAAGGCTAATTGATCTTGCTAAAGCACAGTAACCAGTTTAGGACCTGAAAGATCCAGTGTTTTTTGGGGCTCTTCACCCCCACTATTAAAGCAAAGGTCTTAAGCCTTGTTACACTATTGATACAATCACTTATGGCATGACATTaccccctttttttctttttctttttggttaaaATGGCATCTCCGTGACCAAAATActagatttcaatttatatgttaaaaaagcttttaagaaaatattaaaaaaattaattaagtctcTGTATTAAATTTGCATCCAATTAAGTCTATGTCGTCACATGTATAGTTCACCCTTTGTATAgtttaccattttttttataatttttatgagaaaaaatattagattagacCAGAAGCCATCAAGTGTTAccattttgtcaatttattttaacaatcaaCGTGATCAATGACGAAAACCGTTAAAGGAGGGGCTTAATTGAGTGTGAATTTAAtataaggacttaattgaatttttttttttgcattttcttaaGGGCTTTTTTTTGACATATAAGTCTTTTGTAATAGTTgtgttttatcatttaaaagatcAATTCTTTCGAGATATGTAATTGTCTCTTTCAAcaatattttctctaaaattcaaACTTAAGATTTCTTATTGAAAgtacaatatattttattattatacctaacactttcattattattattgaatgtaaatattttatataataatagaaGTGGGGATGGAATTGTAATAAATGAGTGTCAATCACCGTTTCATACAAGtcgatatataaatattttaaatatacctttttttaaataagtacaTTTGTCCTATATATAAACCGACTAATTAAacaggaaagaaaaaagagaaaataaaaaaaaatagaagagggGGAAAaggtaatttaattaataaaaaatgttaattaggTCCCcggaatgcatgaaatgaaagtCTAGTGGGACATAAAATCACAGTCAATCAAGCAGTGCAATTATTAAGGTTGGAAGGTTTGGTGGGTGCTGATAGACATGGCAACAtaatttggatttaaaaaaaaccgCATGTTAATTTAACCCACTGCAGCTTGCATAAACAAATACAActttatatgattaataatcAACATCATCCATCTGTATTCCTTCATATCCGATAGCATACCAATATCAATAACTGATTTATTATGTCTACACAAACTACATCAAATATTCTTTGTCAACaataatcacatatatatatatatatatatatatatactttgaaCATGACCAAATTTTCatgcactacaccaaaacagacttTTAGCGGCAGTTTTAATGGCGTTTGGATAAAAtacgccgctaaaaatcaagcattagcggcgctttagggaaagcaccgctaaaaatgagaattagcggcgttttttgagaAAACACCGCAAAAACCTATGCCCAACGGCATCGTTTTAAGACCATTCGGcgctttagcggtgtttttggaaaagcgccgctaatgctctgggctttagcagcgtttttcgaaaagcgccgctaatgctctgggaTTTAGCGACATTtttgtaaaagcgccgctaatgctctgggctttagcggcgttttttgtaaagtgccgctaatgctctgggctttagcggcatttttgggaaagcgccactaatgctctaggctttagcggcgtttttagtaaagcaccgctaatgctcttggctttagcggcgtttttgaaaaagcgccgcaaaaacattttatctgtctaattactatttaattgtttattaatattaattaaaattcaatttatttttaattgaatattcgttaaaaatggataaatttgaattaatgacaggtataaataaattgaaataataaacatagaaaaatatttgttaaaaatggaaaaattaaaatactattatttaaaataattttaaaatttttgggtacatgatgattgatttttaatttatgtattaaataatttcatatataattgtaaaagatacgatagtattaattttaaaatatttaagtaattgtcattataatttagggtttaatatatatggtttaggatATATGgataatttaggatttaatgcCGGTTTAGGAGTTAGAATTTAGGATATATGGTTCAGAATTgtaaggtttatagattatggaattagggactATGGATTAGGGGTTGTGgtttatggattagggattaagggttagagatttagggtttatggattCGATGTcaagttagggtttaggggttagattaattagtgtgttttaatttatattaaataaggtttaggggttagtagtTAGGGGTTAAAGGTTTGTGGTTAAGGGTTAGAGGTTAGGGGTTTGTGGttagtgatttaaggtttagagattTGGGGccgagttagggttttgggtttagattaactagttttttgaatttatatatattaaatggtttaggatttaaggtttacttgagttttgttaaatgatgaaattttatacaatcaattaatgcttttatatttaaaaatatttaatataaaccatttgatatatttaaatattagattttaaaaaacattgataaataaataaataaaagtaattgatatggataggtaactatctatGTTGgataggactaaattataacaaataaaatgaaataaaaaactaaaatcatttcACATCGAACATTTAGcaatatatatagttatattttagttaggaagaaatatctctaataaaatggagattagattggaaaagaataatataaaatcatgattaacgtcTTAATCTtacattggataattctaacttaataattaaatacaactatttaatcatttgttttcttattaaaatatacgatatttatttgaaagtacttgtttttttataaaaatcaagtttataaaaataataataaaaaatattttataaaatcaattaactaataatttttagcagacaaaataaaatatttttagctgAGTAAAATGgggtcgttttgttcaaaataaaatgatttttttgcaacgtttctataaaaaataccacaaaagataagcaatagcggcgtttttataaaaacgccgcaaatatggaaattttcaaaacccCGCCGTTtcaaaatctcttttttttcccaCTTTCCCTCCTCCCAGTTTTCCCTCtcctatttcattttttttactctcagaataaataagattttgaaTCTTCCACaaatttctctctttctctctttctttgttCTCTGTTGAAATGTAGTAACGATTGAATTGAGGGGAAAAAAGAAGATTTTAATTGCTTAAAAActcttgtaaaaaaaaaaaaattggagttaAGTTTGACAGACGGTTGTGCGTGGATTCGGAGTGCAACCTAAGTCCGATGGCTACAACTTTCAGTCCAGGTCGGAGCCCGGGGGTTCAATGCTTCAGTTAGGAGCAGGCAGTGGAGTGTCGAGGCTTAGATCTTCGTCGCTTAAGAAGCCACCGGAGCCGTTGCGTCGTGCGGTGGCAGATTGTCTTTCGTCTTCTTCGCTTGCAGCGGTGGTTGGAGGAGTTAGCTCGCATCACCAAGGGGGTCCTTTGGTTTTAACTGAAGCTTCAAGGACGCTTCGGTTTCGTAATTTTGgttggatttaaaattttttgtttgtttgtttgattattAGTAAATGGGAGAAATCTAAATAAGAAGAGAAGTTATGCACAATTTCATTTAGAGTTAGGTCAATCTGATTTTCTTCTCCATTTTTCACAAGAATTTCAGTCTTGGGGTTCAATTCAAGGTACATCTCTAATTTGcttaatactatatatatacacatgaagAAGCTTCTCTATGTTTTCGCATTGTGCTTTTTAACATGCCTTCTGCAGTTCAGGATTGTTCTGCTACTATTTACATAAATACAATAGTAGCAAAAAAAGAAGTaatgaatgaagaaaatagcgtatttgaagaatttgaaaagtagtGAATGAATGGTAATTTTCACAGAATCTTTTGACTTCTAGCTTCATTTTACAGGGATGGTGAAATGAGAGCGTTGTTCATGCATACCTTAAACAGAACCAAGGACCATTTTTCGCAACATAAGTATTAAGTACTGGCTGAGCTAAGTTTGTAATTTACTGttaagaaaaatggattttgctatgattaaaaatttaacatggGCTATGTTGTTAATCATTGTTCtgtcttttttcctttttttttggttattacTTGTCTACTTTAGTTTAAAGTGAGAAAAGGGTTTATTTAGTGTCCTTTAATCATCATTTTGGTGGCCATTAATGAGTAAACGGGAGCGTGTAGTGCATCAATGCCATAACTTTATCATAAATATGCTACATAACATAATGTGTCGGATTTATATTCATATCTGATACTTGTTTTGTGTTTGGTGCTAGATATTGCTTTGTATTGTTCatgatttatcttttaaataacaatattattagAATAACTCCATGAAAGGGGTTGAGAAGCATATAATAATTACATGGCTAAAGTGATGCCTTTTATTCACATGAATCAATGATGCAAAGCCAAAAGATACTTATTCatgacttaaattttattaatttttgggtAAGCTACAATTAtgctttaagttttattttggtcatctaattaaaaaattacaaaatagttatccaaattgtatttgttttttgttttttttgtctaattttgttaaatgtcGTTGACTTTGTGATGAAATGGCAGTTCTAAAAtcttctattttcctttttgttctAAACTCCTTCCCCATAGAGGATGGATTTGGGAAAGTAATGGAGGATAAGAAAGGAGAATacaagagaaaaaagaaaaaaagttagggaaagaaagatgaaaaaaggTTATAATTAGTTTGTTTTTAAATCACTTTTTAAGGCATGCactttatacaaaaaaatatgtcCTCTACATGAAATTACTTGTTTTTAAACTTCTGTTTTGCTTATTCTTGGGTTTCCTGTTTCACTACCCAGTCCCGATCAACTGTACGAGAAGTGCCGCGATGCAGTGTTTAAATGTGGGAATATCTCCATTGGATATCCTTTCTCCGGAGGTGATCGAGATCCAGAATGCGGACATCCTGGTTTGGCGCTTCACTGTGACGTTTTTACTAATACCACTAAGATTGAAATTGTTGGTGTAAAGTATGAGGTGCTGGACATCcatcatgaaaatcaaattctaaGGATTGCGAGGGAGGACTTCATCAAGAATGGCTCTTGTCATCCTCAAATTCCAATTCAAGATTCGATCCTGAATTCTGAGTCATTCGTTCTCGGTTCTGGAAATACCAATCTTACTCTGTCTTATGACTGCCAATCTTCATCGAGTTTTGGAATCTTCCCTTGCAATTCTTCAAATTACAACAATGTTTCCATAACTACAGATAACATTCGTCCAGATGGATGTTCAGCTAATGTTAGAGTCCCGATTCTTCAATCTTCCTGGGAAAGACTTCGAAATGATTCCCTGGATTTGGAAGAAGCATTGGAAACAGGATTTGAGGTGCAATGGAAGGAAGATACGGAAGCCTGCCGGAAGTGCAATGCTTCTGGTGGAGCCTGCGGTTTTGACAAGTCCAACAATCAAACATTCTGCTACTGCCCATCAGGATTTGAGAGTTCCCCGGATACCAACGAATGCCATCGAGCCCTTCTCCCACCATCCCCAACAAATACTGGAAGCAATAATACCAGAGGTATGTATGTACTTtccatttatacaattcaacatgttatttattttctgttttaagatagtaatattaatttgatgtgaatgtttaactcaaaaaaaaaaaaaaaggagttgaaattatttaaataattgaaatcgTAAAGTAACTAATTTATTGCTTTGTGTGGTATGTTGTAATTTAA
This genomic window contains:
- the LOC105801450 gene encoding zinc finger protein ZAT9, with the translated sequence MAFIVDQQSEFKYFCKICNKRFGCGRALGGHMRAHGIGDESRFIDDDDLASDWEDKLLEGNVVPPNNERMYRLRTNPNRLKSCRVCENCGKEFFSWKSFLEHGKCSSRPGDIAESLVSSQGSEGDDDGITRRGSSGYFSKRKRSLRSEVGNFNAFSSPSSEEEDLANCLMMLSNATVVPLVTEPEESCTSASKEEERRNTMNFITHPAIACRPRVPTDKAKGLFECKACKKVFNSHQALGGHRASHKKVKGCFAARVDDSLADEDHHGFFHKKPTSTFRFDDTLASTSKKKSKVHECSICHRVFSSGQALGGHKRCHWITSNSPVETSSLGKFHQLQHQVEQIQQTQRPNFVDDSEPLDLNLPAPVDELVRRNHIHPSSFDVSTKIYLQPCSGIDATEKEDNQNHLQVDNTNNNCSNSKQNEEDKAKSKVKLAKLSGLKDINMSGGSSPWLQVGIGSDP